One genomic region from Antedon mediterranea chromosome 3, ecAntMedi1.1, whole genome shotgun sequence encodes:
- the LOC140044024 gene encoding polyamine-transporting ATPase 13A3-like encodes MNSHNYTVAGMAHKSSCTLNLETDEEMVCTGYLLNKTKKICVTFFTFLSLGILQLVFHWKKDWRIYCTCSMCPLQKAEILLIKNKFGEFFIENIKIVRLSTSVDTLLRKPSLEADTEAGPGGDAQSTISEDEIDVDESQVLIHSENSSENSCKLVYFEHRKVKYVWNKEKQAFHPLTSYDVATSLSTFYTKLKGLAEDEQKNKQLIYGVNDIYVEVKSYKQLFIEEILNPFYMFQVFSCGLWFVEHYIFYAVCIIVISAVSLTISLYETHKQAVTLRDMVAHTSKVKILKSNGSVCEVDSQELVPGDLLIIPSNGCMMSCDAVLVSGNCIVNESMLTGESVPVTKTPLPNPPDSNKDVDYSPEIHKRHTLFCGTKLIQTRHYGNEKVKAVVLRTGFSSTKGQLIRSILFPKPIGFKFYKDALKFIGALFAISAIGIVYTIFVLIKDGAHVFDIIVKALDIITIAVPPALPAAMTVGTVYAQNRLKAAKIFCISPQRINVCGKLKLFCFDKTGTLTEDGLDMLGVVPVLDDHFLPLLEHVDELSHGPFLSCMATCHSLTIIDGIISGDPLDLKMFEATKWLLQEQGKDKVDNMMPTIVKPTTADTYINSDSQTPYEIGIVRQFPFSSSLQRMSVITRTLGAPNMDVYMKGAPEMVVSMCNKTTVPSKFHEELHAYTEKGLRVIGLAWRPLDLKLSWHHAHKISRSEVENDLQFLGLLILQNMLKPETTPIIHLLREADIRTVMVTGDNVLTATSVARDCGMIEPNSRIIHVCASPPSENVQACIEWTESDATTAEGYTQNSKADSIQLKTFTEDIPCSTYNFAVTGKSFAVIKNHFQDLMPKIVQRGTVFARMSPDQKVQLVEELQALGYSVGMCGDGANDCGALKAAHAGISLSEAEASVASPFTSQIANISCVPKLIREGRASLVTSFGVFKYMALYSLIQYISVTILYWINSNLSDKQFLYADLAITTTVAILMSYNGPYQGLVKKRPPGSLLSPVILISIIIQIFIQATCQATAYGLLFTQSWFTPLQPSEDVNDNLKCAENSAVFLTSCYQYFFVAAAFSKGPPYRTPLHSNMFFLLSLVAMFCFTTFMLFWRKEIVLLSSFFLLEQLAPEHFTFCLMLFMLIIVNAIATFSVECIIGKESFKTFIRSLRRKTKSKNIYKLIEKEIREDKNWPPIKKVTNTCNNGETANA; translated from the exons GTGTGTACAGGTTAtcttttaaacaaaacaaagaagaTTTGTGTTACATTCTTTACTTTCTTGTCATTGGGAATTCTACAACTTGTATTTCATTGGAAGAAAGACTGGCGTATTTACTGCACATGCTCAATGTGTCCTCTACAAAAAGCTGAAATATTACTGATAAAA AACAAGTTTGGAgaattttttatagaaaatattaaGATAGTTAGGCTCTCAACAAGTGTCGATACACTCCTAAGAAAACCAAG TCTAGAAGCTGATACTGAGGCTGGACCTGGTGGGGATGCTCAATCAACCATATCTGAAGATGAGATAGATGTTGATGAATCTCAAGTTTTAATACATTCCGAGAACAGTAGTGAA aattcttgtaaGCTGGTTTATTTTGAACATCGTAAGGTGAAATATGTTTGGAACAAAGAAAAACAGGCATTCCATCCGCTAACCTCATATGATGTTGCTACTTCTCTTTCCACATTCTACACAAAGTTAAAGGGTCTTGCAGAAGATGAACAAAAGAATAA ACAACTTATATATGGAGTGAATGATATTTATGTTGAAGTTAAAAGTTATAAACAGTTATTTATTGAAGAG ATATTAAATCCATTTTACATGTTTCAAGTGTTTAGTTGTGGACTGTGGTTTGTTgaacattatattttctatgCTGTTTGCATCATAGTTATCTCAGCTGTATCACTCACCATATCATTGTATGAAACTCACAAG CAAGCAGTGACATTGCGAGATATGGTTGCACACACTAGTAAAGTTAAAATTCTAAAATCTAATGGAA GTGTATGTGAGGTTGACAGTCAGGAGCTTGTTCCTGGTGACTTGTTAATCATTCCTTCTAATGGTTGTATGATGAGTTGTGATGCTGTATTAGTGTCTGGTAACTGCATTGTTAATGAAAGCATGCTTACAg gGGAGAGTGTACCAGTCACCAAGACACCTCTACCCAACCCACCTGACAGCAACAAAGATGTTGATTATTCACCTGAAATACATAAACGACACACTTTATTTTGTGGTACTAAGTTGATACAAACCAGGCATTATGGTAATGAGAAAGTTAAAGCTGTTGTACTCAGAACAG gTTTTAGCAGCACAAAAGGCCAACTAATTCGTTCAATTCTATTCCCCAAGCCAATTGGTTTCAAGTTTTACAAAGATGCATTGAAGTTTATTGGCGCCCTCTTCGCAATATCGGCCATTGGAATCGTCTATACAATATTTGTTCTCATTAAAGATGGT GCACATGTGTTTGATATAATCGTGAAAGCTTTAGATATCATCACCATTGCAGTACCTCCTGCTCTTCCAGCAGCCATGACAGTGGGTACAGTGTATGCTCAGAATCGATTGAAGGCGGCCAAGATCTTCTGTATTAGTCCTCAGAGAATCAATGTTTGCGGGAAACTCAAATTATTCTGTTTTGACAAA ACTGGAACACTTACAGAAGATGGATTGGACATGTTAGGTGTAGTGCCAGTATTAGATGATCACTTCCTCCCATTACTCGAGCATGTCGATGAACTGTCTCATGGCCCATTCCTTTCTTGCATGGCAACATGCCATTCCCTTACTATCATTGATGGAATCATCAGCGGGGATCCTTTAGATCTCAAAATGTTTGAAGCAACAAAATGG ttattGCAAGAGCAAGGTAAAGACAAAGTTGATAACATGATGCCAACCATTGTCAAGCCAACCACAGCTGATACTTATATCAATTCAGACAGCCAG acaccGTACGAGATTGGTATAGTTCGTCAGTTTCCATTCTCGTCATCATTACAACGTATGAGTGTGATAACTCGAACTCTAGGCGCACCCAACATGGATGTGTACATGAAGGGAGCACCAGAAATGGTCGTATCTATGTGCAATAAAACTACAG TCCCATCAAAGTTTCATGAAGAGCTACATGCATACACAGAGAAAGGATTGCGTGTGATTGGTCTAGCTTGGAGACCTCTTGACCTAAAACTTTCATGGCATCATGCTCATAAAATATCAAG ATCTGAAGTTGAGAATGACTTGCAATTCTTAGGCCTGTTAATTCTACAAAACATGCTAAAACCAGAGACAACACCGATCATCCATCTGCTAAGAGAGGCTGATATACGAACAGTCATGGTGACAG gAGACAATGTTCTAACTGCCACTAGTGTTGCCAGAGATTGTGGCATGATTGAACCCAATTCAAGAATTATTCATGTTTGTGCTTCTCCTCCCTCTGAAAATGTACAAGCTTGTATTGAATGGACTGAATCAGATGCAACAACAGCGGAAGGATATACACAGAATAGTAAAGCTGATAGTATCCAATTA aaaacaTTTACTGAAGACATTCCTTGTTCCACGTATAATTTTGCTGTGACTGGAAAATCATTTGCTGTAATCAAAAATCATTTTCAAGACCTTATGCCAAAG atagTGCAAAGAGGAACTGTGTTTGCAAGGATGTCTCCTGACCAAAAAGTTCAACTAGTAGAAGAATTGCAAGCATTAGG ATACAGTGTTGGGATGTGCGGTGATGGAGCCAATGATTGTGGTGCCCTCAAGGCTGCACACGCTGGCATCTCATTGTCTGAAGCCGAGGCATCAGTAGCCTCGCCTTTCACGTCACAGATTGCAAATATATCATGTGTACCAAAGTTAATCAG agAAGGCAGAGCAAGTCTTGTCACCTCTTTTGGAGTATTCAAGTATATGGCCCTCTACAGTTTAATACAATATATCTCAGTCACTATACTATATTGG attaaTTCTAATCTGAGTGATAAGCAATTTCTTTATGCAGATTTGGCTATTACCACAACTGTTGCAATATTAA TGAGCTATAATGGTCCTTACCAAGGCCTGGTAAAAAAGCGCCCTCCTGGTAGTCTCTTGTCTCCAGTCATTCTAATCTCAATCATCATTCAGATCTTCATACAAGCCACATGCCAAGCAACAGCGTATGGCCTGCTATTTACACAAAGCTG GTTTACTCCTTTACAGCCTAGTGAAGATGTCAACGATAATTTAAAGTGTGCAGAAAATTCTGCAGTGTTTTTAACATCTTGCTATCAGTATTTCTTTGTAGCTGCTGCCTTTTCTAAAGGACCACCCTACAGAACTCCTCTTCATAGTAACA tGTTCTTCTTGCTATCATTGGTtgcaatgttttgttttacaaCTTTTATGTTGTTTTGGAGGAAGGAGATTGTTCTGCTATCAAGCTTCTTTTTACTTGAACAACTTGCGCCAGAACACTTTACCTTCTGCCTGATGTTGTTTATGCTGATCATTGTAAATGCCATTGCAACATTTTCTGTTGAG TGCATCATTGGTAAAGAAAGCTTCAAAACATTCATTAGGTCTTTACGTAGAAAAACAAAATCGAAGAATATTTACAAGCTGATTGAAAAAGAGATCAGAGAAGACAAGAACTGGCCACCAATTAAAAAGGTTACTAACACATGCAATAACGGTGAAACAGCAAACGCATGA